In one window of Thermodesulfobacteriota bacterium DNA:
- the pheS gene encoding phenylalanine--tRNA ligase subunit alpha, giving the protein MSRRVEDLEREALDELSGASSEREALREARNRYLGRKGEVAELLKGLGTLPPEERKKAGEAINNLKTRLEEAFDRALSALDESGKRERLEKERVDITLPGRSIRPGKLHPVTQITDEIEDIFTGLGFDIAEGPEVELDYYNFEALNFPKDHPARDMQDTFFVSDEVVLRTHTSPVQIRVMEKGRPPLRVIAPGTVYRRDSDLTHSPMFHQIEGFMVDRDISFANLKAVLTLFLERLFGQTAVRFRPSFFPFVEPGAEVDIRCVICGGNGCRVCKGTGWLEILGAGMIHPNVFRSVGYDPEEYTGFAFGLGVERVAMLKFGIGDLRLLFENDMRFLEQF; this is encoded by the coding sequence ATGAGCCGGAGAGTCGAAGACCTCGAAAGGGAGGCCCTCGACGAGCTTTCAGGGGCCTCCTCGGAAAGGGAGGCCCTCAGGGAGGCCCGGAACAGGTATCTCGGGAGGAAGGGGGAGGTCGCGGAGCTTCTGAAGGGCCTCGGCACCCTTCCGCCTGAAGAGAGAAAGAAGGCCGGGGAAGCCATAAATAACCTCAAGACCCGGCTCGAAGAGGCCTTTGACAGGGCTCTCTCGGCCCTGGATGAAAGCGGGAAGAGGGAAAGGCTCGAAAAGGAACGGGTCGACATAACCCTTCCCGGAAGGTCCATACGCCCCGGAAAGCTCCATCCCGTAACCCAGATAACAGACGAGATCGAGGACATCTTCACTGGCCTTGGCTTCGACATAGCCGAGGGCCCGGAGGTCGAGCTCGACTACTACAACTTCGAGGCCCTGAATTTCCCCAAGGACCATCCAGCAAGGGACATGCAGGACACCTTCTTCGTCTCGGACGAGGTGGTGCTCCGCACGCATACGTCCCCGGTCCAGATACGGGTCATGGAGAAGGGCCGTCCGCCGCTCCGGGTAATCGCCCCCGGCACCGTCTACCGCAGGGACTCCGACCTTACCCATTCCCCGATGTTCCACCAGATAGAGGGTTTCATGGTGGACAGGGACATATCGTTCGCAAACCTCAAGGCAGTGCTTACTCTATTCCTCGAAAGGCTATTCGGCCAGACGGCCGTCAGGTTCCGCCCGAGCTTCTTCCCGTTCGTCGAGCCCGGGGCCGAGGTTGACATAAGGTGCGTAATCTGTGGCGGCAACGGCTGCAGGGTATGCAAGGGCACGGGCTGGCTCGAGATACTGGGCGCCGGGATGATACACCCGAACGTCTTTAGAAGCGTGGGCTACGACCCCGAGGAATACACCGGCTTCGCATTCGGGCTGGGTGTAGAGAGGGTCGCGATGCTCAAATTCGGCATAGGCGACTTGAGGCTCCTCTTCGAGAACGACATGAGGTTCCTGGAGCAGTTTTAG
- the infC gene encoding translation initiation factor IF-3, whose product MAKDTTRINRMIRVPQVRVIDAEGNQLGVMATRDALAAAEGVGLDLVEVAPTAVPPVCRIMDYGKFKYQTSKKAKEAKKKQTVISIKEMKLRGKTGEHDFQFKLRNIKRFLSEGDKVKVTIIFRGREITHTELGMGMLKRVAEEVKDLAVIESSPRLEGRNMSMILAPAPQKAEKPVKAEAAQDAGATTQEE is encoded by the coding sequence ATAGCAAAGGATACTACGAGAATAAACAGGATGATAAGGGTCCCGCAGGTGAGGGTCATTGACGCCGAGGGCAACCAGCTCGGGGTCATGGCCACGAGGGACGCGCTCGCGGCAGCCGAGGGCGTCGGGCTCGACCTCGTAGAGGTGGCCCCGACCGCGGTCCCGCCGGTCTGCCGCATAATGGACTATGGCAAGTTCAAGTACCAGACGAGCAAGAAGGCCAAGGAAGCCAAGAAGAAGCAGACCGTTATCAGCATCAAGGAGATGAAGCTCCGTGGCAAGACCGGGGAGCACGATTTCCAGTTCAAGCTCCGGAACATAAAGAGGTTCCTGAGCGAGGGCGACAAGGTAAAGGTCACCATCATCTTCAGGGGCCGCGAGATAACGCATACCGAGCTCGGCATGGGGATGCTCAAGAGGGTGGCCGAAGAGGTCAAGGACCTTGCGGTCATCGAGTCGTCGCCAAGGCTCGAGGGCCGGAACATGAGCATGATATTGGCGCCGGCCCCGCAAAAGGCCGAGAAGCCGGTAAAGGCGGAAGCGGCCCAGGACGCAGGGGCCACGACACAGGAGGAATAG
- the rplT gene encoding 50S ribosomal protein L20 — protein MPRVKRGVNAKKKRKKVLKAAKGYRAGRGKLYRIATEAVDRALVYAYAHRRTKKREIRSLWIARINAAARMNDITYSRLMNGLLRANVEIDRKTLADMAVKDPAAFTRVVEIARTSLAA, from the coding sequence ATGCCGAGGGTCAAAAGAGGCGTCAACGCCAAGAAGAAGAGGAAGAAGGTACTAAAGGCCGCAAAGGGCTACAGGGCGGGCCGCGGAAAGCTCTACCGCATAGCGACGGAGGCCGTGGACAGGGCCCTCGTGTACGCGTACGCGCACAGGAGGACCAAGAAGAGGGAGATAAGGAGCCTCTGGATAGCCAGGATAAACGCGGCGGCCAGGATGAACGACATCACCTACAGCCGCTTGATGAACGGGCTCTTGAGGGCCAATGTCGAGATCGACAGGAAGACCCTGGCCGACATGGCCGTAAAGGATCCGGCCGCCTTCACCAGGGTAGTCGAGATAGCCAGGACCAGCCTCGCTGCATGA
- a CDS encoding MerR family transcriptional regulator, whose product MTQIPEKLYFKIGEVASITKVKPYVLRYWESEFRIISPKKSLTKQRVYSRRDIELILDIKRLLYKEGFTLEGAKKKVKEIQAERAKQLDLGFSEKKVHGALKAIQKELASIRKMLA is encoded by the coding sequence ATGACGCAGATACCGGAAAAGCTCTATTTCAAGATCGGCGAGGTCGCAAGCATCACCAAGGTCAAGCCCTACGTTCTCAGGTATTGGGAGAGCGAGTTCAGGATAATCAGCCCGAAAAAGTCCCTCACCAAGCAGAGGGTGTACAGCAGGCGGGACATAGAGCTCATACTCGACATAAAGCGGCTCCTTTACAAGGAAGGCTTCACGCTCGAAGGCGCGAAGAAGAAGGTTAAGGAGATACAGGCCGAGCGCGCGAAACAGCTCGACCTCGGGTTTTCGGAAAAGAAGGTGCACGGCGCGCTCAAGGCCATCCAGAAGGAGCTTGCGTCGATAAGAAAGATGCTGGCCTGA
- the pheT gene encoding phenylalanine--tRNA ligase subunit beta codes for MLFSYNWLKEYLEGAPPARELAERLTMTGTEIESVAEIGGGFTNVITAQVVECEKHPNADKLSLCKVRTDKEEFSIVCGAKNMKPGDKVALAIPGAELPGGFKIKKSKIRGVESQGMMCSEVELGLKDTSEGIMILPEDAPLGVDFRSILGADFMMEAGITPNRADLLSIRGMAREAAAVTRAAFREKEFKVDEAGRPIGECATVTIEEGATCRRYAARVIEGVAIGPSPDDIKKRLEAHGVRSINNVVDVTNLVLLETGQPLHAFDLDRLNGASIIVRFAGEGETIETIDGKSRNLDPSTLVIADSKGPVALAGVMGGSGSEVTDSTKRILIESAWFEPSSVRKTSRRQALSSESSYRFERGVDIEGVKRALDMAASLVLKLAGGKAAKGSIDMYPGKHAPAEIIFRTERAARVLGVEVSAEEALEILSRLGISARETSPGVISAAPPSYRMDLTTEIDLMEEVARIFGYNNIPTTLPIAAMSPGETGKATALRRRIRSLLSGSGFTEVMNYSFVSRELFAMSGVEAGKGVELLNPLTEEQTVMRAGLIPSLIENMARNLAWKREDLRIYEIAPAFVPGEGLPEERWRLAGLLYGNRYEPGWSYPKDTVDFFDAKGVVERLLEGLGIQGARFEASGHPLLHPGKTAALRIEGKNAGVLGELHPDLWGRYGLRKPAYAFELDIEPIEKASGKGKKYRELPRFPESARDIAFIVSEDVPFGDILEAIRKTDLKTIETVELFDVYYGRNIPSGTRSLAVRVTYRSRERTLTNQEVEDTHGKVVKMLSERFKAEIRVS; via the coding sequence ATGCTTTTCAGCTACAATTGGCTAAAAGAGTATCTCGAAGGCGCGCCACCTGCCCGCGAGCTTGCCGAAAGGCTCACCATGACCGGCACGGAGATAGAGTCGGTCGCGGAAATCGGCGGCGGGTTTACGAACGTTATTACGGCCCAGGTCGTGGAGTGCGAGAAGCACCCGAACGCCGACAAGCTCTCGCTCTGCAAGGTGAGGACCGACAAGGAAGAGTTTTCCATCGTCTGCGGCGCGAAGAACATGAAGCCGGGCGACAAGGTCGCCCTGGCCATTCCCGGCGCGGAGCTTCCGGGCGGCTTCAAGATAAAGAAGTCCAAGATACGCGGTGTCGAGTCCCAGGGCATGATGTGCTCCGAGGTGGAGCTCGGGCTTAAGGACACATCCGAGGGCATAATGATACTCCCGGAGGACGCGCCGCTCGGGGTCGATTTCCGGTCGATATTGGGCGCTGATTTCATGATGGAGGCCGGGATAACCCCGAACAGGGCTGACCTCCTCTCCATAAGGGGCATGGCAAGGGAGGCGGCAGCCGTCACCAGGGCCGCCTTCAGGGAAAAGGAGTTCAAGGTAGACGAGGCCGGAAGGCCGATAGGGGAGTGCGCGACCGTTACAATCGAAGAGGGCGCGACGTGCCGGAGATACGCCGCCAGGGTTATCGAGGGCGTTGCCATCGGCCCCTCGCCCGATGATATTAAAAAAAGGCTCGAAGCCCACGGCGTAAGGTCGATAAACAACGTCGTGGACGTCACCAACCTCGTCCTCCTTGAAACAGGCCAGCCGCTACACGCATTCGACCTCGACAGGCTCAACGGGGCTTCCATAATCGTGAGATTCGCCGGAGAAGGCGAGACGATCGAGACGATAGACGGGAAGAGCCGTAACCTAGACCCATCGACTCTCGTCATAGCCGACTCGAAAGGCCCTGTCGCCCTTGCCGGAGTAATGGGCGGGAGCGGAAGCGAGGTGACGGATTCCACAAAACGGATCCTCATCGAGAGCGCGTGGTTCGAGCCGTCGAGCGTAAGGAAAACGTCGAGGAGGCAGGCCCTTTCGTCAGAATCCTCCTACAGGTTCGAGAGGGGTGTGGACATCGAAGGCGTAAAAAGGGCGCTGGACATGGCCGCAAGCCTTGTCCTCAAGCTCGCGGGCGGGAAGGCCGCAAAAGGCTCCATAGACATGTATCCGGGGAAGCATGCACCGGCCGAGATAATTTTCAGGACCGAAAGGGCCGCCCGTGTGCTCGGTGTCGAAGTAAGCGCGGAAGAGGCGCTTGAAATTCTATCGAGGCTCGGCATATCGGCCCGCGAAACATCGCCCGGCGTGATAAGCGCGGCCCCGCCGTCCTACAGGATGGACCTGACGACCGAGATAGACCTCATGGAAGAGGTCGCCAGGATTTTCGGGTATAATAATATACCGACGACGCTGCCCATAGCGGCCATGTCCCCCGGCGAGACCGGGAAGGCCACGGCCCTCCGGCGGAGGATAAGAAGCCTCCTCTCCGGCTCCGGTTTTACCGAGGTCATGAACTATAGCTTTGTTTCAAGGGAGCTGTTCGCCATGTCCGGGGTGGAAGCGGGAAAGGGTGTCGAGCTTCTTAACCCGCTCACCGAGGAGCAGACGGTCATGAGGGCCGGCCTCATCCCGTCGCTCATTGAGAACATGGCCCGGAACCTCGCGTGGAAGCGCGAGGATTTGAGGATATACGAGATAGCCCCGGCGTTCGTCCCCGGAGAAGGCCTGCCGGAGGAAAGATGGAGGCTCGCCGGGCTCCTCTACGGGAACCGTTACGAGCCGGGATGGAGCTATCCGAAGGACACGGTCGATTTCTTCGACGCCAAAGGGGTTGTCGAGCGCCTTCTCGAAGGGCTGGGAATCCAGGGTGCCCGTTTCGAGGCTTCCGGGCATCCGCTCCTTCATCCGGGCAAGACTGCCGCCCTCAGAATTGAAGGCAAAAACGCCGGGGTCCTGGGCGAACTCCACCCCGACCTCTGGGGCCGCTACGGCCTTCGGAAACCCGCTTACGCCTTTGAGCTCGATATCGAGCCGATCGAGAAGGCGTCCGGCAAGGGCAAAAAATACAGGGAACTCCCCAGGTTTCCGGAGTCGGCCAGGGACATAGCCTTCATCGTCTCCGAAGATGTGCCTTTCGGGGACATACTGGAAGCCATAAGAAAAACGGACCTGAAAACTATTGAAACGGTTGAATTGTTTGATGTATACTATGGCCGGAACATACCTTCCGGTACAAGGAGTCTCGCGGTCAGGGTTACCTACAGGTCAAGGGAGAGGACCCTTACCAACCAGGAAGTCGAAGACACGCACGGCAAGGTAGTTAAGATGCTTTCCGAGAGGTTCAAGGCGGAAATCCGGGTTTCATGA
- the thrS gene encoding threonine--tRNA ligase — MAKVIFPSGDELEFAPEACLFEVLKAHDRDLLKKTVAARVDGSARDLRSRLGAGNGAIKVEPVTLESPEGLEILRHSAAHVMAEAVKSLYKEARIAIGPAIEDGFYYDFEVDRPFTPEDIEKIEKRMGEIIKGDHPFAREAVSREDALKLFSGMGETYKEEIIRELPEGEVSLYRHSGFVDLCRGPHLPSTGWIKAFKLTGAAGAYWRGDEKRKMLQRVYGTAFARKEDLKAHLERLEEAKRRDHRKLGKELDLFSTGEDIGSGLVLWHPNGATVRMLIEDFWKAEHVKADYSIIYTPHIAQVGLWKTSGHWDFYRESLFSPMDVEGQDYIVKPMNCPFHINIYKSQLRSYRDLPMRYAELGTVYRYERSGALHGLLRVRGFTQDDAHIFMTPDQLEDEIKGVLKFTLFVLNSFGFSEFDIYLSTRPEKYVGSLDNWAKAESALKGALESQGLKYSIDPGEGVFYGPKIDIKIKDVLGRAWQCSTIQVDFNLPERFDVTYRDENGGESRPIMIHRALMGSLERFFGCLVEHYAGAFPVWLAPVQAIVLTVTERNDDFAREVHRKLKAEGIRAELDIRNEKLGFKVREAQLRKVPYQLVIGDKETESRQVSPRLRGGATLPSMAVEEFLAVIKAENRPVVQG; from the coding sequence ATGGCAAAAGTTATTTTCCCGAGCGGGGACGAGCTGGAATTCGCCCCAGAGGCGTGCCTCTTCGAGGTCTTGAAGGCCCATGACAGGGACCTTCTGAAAAAGACCGTGGCAGCCAGGGTTGACGGATCCGCAAGGGACTTGAGGTCCAGGCTCGGCGCCGGGAACGGGGCCATTAAGGTCGAGCCGGTAACGCTCGAATCGCCCGAAGGCCTTGAGATACTCCGCCACTCCGCCGCGCACGTCATGGCGGAGGCCGTGAAGTCGCTTTACAAGGAGGCCAGGATAGCCATAGGCCCGGCCATCGAGGACGGGTTCTACTACGATTTCGAAGTCGACCGGCCCTTCACCCCCGAGGACATCGAGAAGATCGAAAAGAGGATGGGGGAGATAATAAAGGGCGACCACCCGTTCGCGAGGGAGGCGGTCTCCAGGGAAGATGCCCTGAAGCTCTTCTCCGGAATGGGCGAGACATACAAGGAAGAGATAATACGGGAGCTGCCCGAAGGCGAGGTGAGCCTTTACAGGCACTCCGGTTTCGTCGACCTCTGCCGGGGGCCGCACCTCCCGTCAACGGGCTGGATAAAGGCATTCAAGCTCACCGGCGCAGCCGGTGCCTACTGGAGGGGCGACGAGAAGAGGAAGATGCTCCAGAGGGTCTACGGCACGGCCTTCGCCAGGAAAGAGGACCTTAAGGCGCACCTTGAGAGGCTCGAGGAGGCAAAGAGGAGGGACCACAGGAAGCTCGGCAAGGAGCTTGACCTTTTCTCTACCGGGGAGGACATAGGCTCCGGCCTGGTCCTCTGGCACCCGAACGGCGCAACCGTCAGGATGCTTATCGAGGACTTCTGGAAGGCCGAGCACGTAAAGGCCGATTACTCGATAATATACACCCCGCACATAGCGCAGGTGGGCCTCTGGAAGACGAGCGGGCACTGGGACTTCTACAGGGAGAGCCTCTTCTCCCCGATGGACGTCGAGGGGCAGGACTATATAGTCAAGCCCATGAACTGCCCGTTCCACATCAATATATACAAGAGCCAGCTCCGTAGCTACAGGGACCTGCCCATGCGTTACGCCGAGCTCGGCACGGTTTACAGATATGAGCGCTCCGGCGCGCTGCACGGGCTTTTGAGGGTAAGGGGCTTCACCCAGGACGACGCGCACATTTTCATGACCCCGGACCAGCTTGAGGACGAGATCAAGGGGGTCCTGAAATTTACCCTTTTCGTATTAAATTCTTTTGGATTCAGCGAATTTGATATATACTTGAGCACCAGGCCCGAGAAGTACGTCGGGAGCCTCGATAACTGGGCAAAGGCGGAATCCGCCCTTAAGGGCGCGCTCGAATCCCAGGGATTGAAATACAGCATAGACCCCGGCGAGGGGGTCTTCTACGGCCCGAAGATAGACATAAAGATAAAAGACGTCCTCGGGAGGGCATGGCAGTGCTCGACCATACAGGTCGACTTCAACCTCCCGGAGAGGTTCGACGTCACGTACAGGGACGAAAACGGCGGCGAGAGCAGGCCCATCATGATACACAGGGCGCTCATGGGCTCGCTCGAGCGCTTCTTCGGCTGCCTTGTTGAGCACTATGCCGGCGCTTTCCCGGTCTGGCTCGCGCCGGTGCAGGCCATAGTGCTCACGGTCACGGAGAGGAACGACGACTTCGCCCGCGAGGTCCACAGGAAGCTCAAGGCCGAGGGCATAAGGGCCGAGCTCGACATTAGAAACGAGAAGCTCGGTTTCAAGGTGAGGGAGGCGCAGCTGCGGAAGGTCCCCTACCAGCTCGTGATTGGCGACAAGGAGACCGAGTCGAGGCAGGTATCCCCGAGGCTACGTGGAGGGGCAACGCTTCCGTCGATGGCGGTTGAGGAGTTCCTTGCCGTAATAAAGGCCGAGAACAGGCCCGTTGTCCAGGGCTGA
- the rpmI gene encoding 50S ribosomal protein L35 has protein sequence MPKLKTNKGAAKRFKITGTGKVKRMKSGMRHILTSKASKAKRVLRKSDLISATHEDSIKKLLPYG, from the coding sequence ATGCCAAAGCTTAAGACGAACAAGGGCGCCGCGAAGAGGTTCAAGATAACCGGCACAGGCAAGGTCAAGAGGATGAAGTCCGGCATGAGGCACATCCTCACGAGCAAGGCCAGCAAGGCCAAGAGGGTGCTCAGGAAATCCGACCTCATTTCCGCGACGCACGAGGACTCGATAAAGAAGCTCCTGCCATACGGTTAA
- a CDS encoding integration host factor subunit alpha — MTKADIVEIVFEKVGFSKKDVSTVIEEIFETIKTTLETGEKVKISGFGNFTIRQKRARRGRNPQTGSEITIEERRVMTFKASQLLKKAINQGAPAQAPTAAV; from the coding sequence ATGACCAAGGCGGATATCGTAGAGATTGTCTTCGAGAAGGTAGGCTTTTCAAAGAAGGACGTATCCACCGTTATCGAGGAGATTTTCGAGACCATCAAGACGACCCTTGAGACGGGCGAGAAGGTCAAGATCTCCGGTTTCGGCAATTTTACCATCCGCCAGAAGAGGGCCAGGAGGGGCAGAAACCCCCAGACCGGCAGCGAGATAACCATAGAAGAGCGCAGGGTCATGACCTTCAAGGCGAGCCAGCTCCTCAAGAAGGCCATAAACCAGGGCGCCCCCGCGCAGGCGCCGACAGCGGCAGTTTAG
- a CDS encoding ATP-binding protein: protein MSIKSRLIILFLAFSLIPAIFIGLLLLENGRRYIERNTLSNLSFLAVTKKAQLLEFLQAKKEIARVFSSDDRIAGTLARMRAMSPPEITIEGGALGDYLRADKRPLDEEIIEIHLLDLSGRVVASTDPDFVGRDESEEPYFRTGLQKSNIQDASLHYHAGRTHYYIPVSAPVRSGGEVVGVLMNGYSITLADELVTGERLERLGDEPSEIERRAGVDIFIVNREGLLLTSSRKAPVLAPLSEKILTFPVDECLARSSDALGMWVDKVGQNVWGASECVNIQDGPRWALVVEQEESYAVAPLKNVNYVIFLVGACVAVVAVFISYSTALAITRPIEELRKGAMEFATGNLDYRVGIEGKDELAAFSRSFDKMAEDLKKVTASRDELARETAERIRAIEALRLSETKYRNLVDTSLAGIFRSTFDGELLFANAALARIFDFDSPEEMVRAGAMPRYRDPSSRAEFLGILSEKGRVDAFEVEGLTKTGEVKTILMSATVLHEVISGTMLDITGLKRAEEVRREAERSRALSELSDAMANVVTDYQGVLDTIAKYIGDLVKVPCVIRLVSRDGKWLEPVAVYHPEKGLREEMLGFIASNPQPSGRGVGGRMMSEGRQFSFGSPEEIWKTIRPEYRAVMERLGIRSALVTPLRSEGRVIGLIACFRPDEGESFTPAEKLLLQDLADRAALAISIARLFRETRSYARELERSNEELQNFAYIASHDLKEPLRMIDGYLRLVERKYAGSLDEEARKRIAFASAGAARMQKIIDDLLEYSRVTTQARPFEPVDTGEVLDEVLGNLTVAIKESRAVIEKGELPRVMADPVQLSQVFQNLLANAMKFREKARRPEIRVFAAEGEGEWVFTVADNGIGIDPAHLDKVFDLFQRLHGPEYPGTGLGLAISKKVVERHGGRIWVESEPGAGSSFHFTIPKTAFPGG from the coding sequence ATGAGCATAAAGTCCCGCCTCATCATACTTTTCCTCGCCTTTTCTCTCATACCGGCCATTTTCATCGGCCTTCTCCTCCTTGAGAACGGCAGAAGGTACATCGAAAGGAACACGCTGTCAAACCTGAGCTTCCTGGCAGTCACGAAAAAGGCGCAACTCCTTGAGTTCCTGCAGGCTAAAAAGGAAATCGCGCGGGTATTCTCCTCAGACGACAGGATAGCCGGGACGCTCGCCCGCATGCGCGCCATGTCCCCGCCTGAGATTACGATAGAGGGCGGAGCACTCGGAGACTACCTTAGGGCGGATAAGCGCCCCCTGGATGAGGAGATAATAGAGATACACCTGCTTGACCTTTCAGGGAGGGTGGTCGCGAGCACGGACCCCGATTTCGTCGGCAGGGACGAGAGCGAAGAACCCTATTTCAGGACCGGACTTCAAAAGAGCAACATACAGGACGCGAGTCTCCATTACCATGCCGGACGGACACATTATTACATACCGGTATCAGCGCCCGTAAGGAGCGGCGGAGAAGTAGTGGGCGTCCTTATGAACGGGTACAGCATAACCCTTGCCGACGAGCTTGTGACGGGCGAGCGGCTCGAAAGGCTCGGCGACGAGCCGTCCGAGATAGAAAGGCGGGCAGGGGTCGACATCTTCATCGTGAACCGGGAGGGGCTCCTTCTCACGAGCTCCAGGAAGGCCCCGGTTTTAGCGCCGCTTTCGGAAAAGATACTGACCTTCCCGGTCGATGAATGCCTGGCCCGGTCGAGCGACGCGCTCGGCATGTGGGTCGACAAGGTCGGACAAAACGTCTGGGGCGCGTCCGAGTGCGTGAATATCCAGGACGGGCCCAGGTGGGCGCTCGTCGTAGAGCAGGAGGAGTCTTATGCCGTAGCGCCGCTCAAAAACGTGAACTATGTCATCTTCCTCGTCGGCGCGTGCGTTGCCGTGGTCGCTGTATTCATATCATATTCCACCGCGCTCGCCATTACGCGGCCCATTGAAGAGCTGAGGAAAGGGGCGATGGAGTTCGCGACAGGCAACCTCGACTACAGGGTCGGGATAGAAGGGAAGGACGAGCTGGCCGCTTTTTCAAGGTCGTTCGACAAGATGGCGGAGGACCTTAAGAAAGTCACAGCGTCAAGGGACGAGCTTGCCAGGGAAACGGCTGAAAGGATCCGGGCCATAGAGGCCTTGAGGCTTTCGGAAACCAAGTACAGGAACCTTGTAGACACGTCTCTTGCCGGCATATTCAGGTCTACATTCGATGGAGAGCTTCTTTTCGCGAACGCGGCGCTTGCCAGGATATTCGACTTCGACTCGCCTGAAGAGATGGTGAGGGCGGGCGCGATGCCGAGGTACAGGGACCCTTCATCAAGGGCGGAGTTCCTGGGGATACTCAGTGAAAAAGGGCGGGTCGACGCCTTCGAGGTCGAGGGGCTTACGAAGACCGGCGAGGTGAAGACCATTCTCATGAGCGCTACCGTCCTTCATGAGGTAATCTCCGGGACCATGCTGGATATAACCGGGCTCAAGAGGGCGGAAGAAGTGAGGAGGGAGGCCGAGAGGTCCAGGGCGCTCTCCGAGCTCTCGGACGCCATGGCCAACGTGGTTACCGATTACCAGGGCGTGCTGGACACGATAGCGAAGTACATAGGCGACCTCGTGAAGGTGCCATGCGTAATAAGGCTTGTCTCCAGGGACGGCAAGTGGCTCGAACCCGTGGCCGTTTACCATCCTGAAAAGGGGCTTCGTGAGGAGATGCTGGGATTCATAGCCTCCAATCCCCAGCCCTCCGGCAGGGGAGTGGGCGGCAGGATGATGAGCGAGGGCCGCCAGTTTTCATTCGGCTCGCCCGAGGAGATTTGGAAGACCATCCGGCCCGAATACCGCGCCGTGATGGAGCGCCTCGGGATAAGGAGCGCTCTCGTTACCCCGCTCAGGTCTGAAGGCAGGGTCATCGGGCTTATCGCATGCTTCAGGCCGGATGAAGGCGAATCGTTCACCCCGGCGGAGAAGCTCCTTCTCCAGGACCTTGCGGACAGGGCCGCCCTCGCGATATCGATCGCCCGCCTTTTCAGGGAGACGAGGTCGTACGCCAGGGAGCTTGAAAGGAGCAACGAAGAGCTCCAGAATTTCGCATATATCGCCTCGCACGACCTTAAGGAGCCGCTCCGGATGATAGACGGGTACTTGAGGCTGGTCGAGAGGAAGTACGCCGGAAGCCTCGACGAGGAGGCCAGGAAGCGGATAGCGTTCGCCTCTGCAGGGGCGGCAAGGATGCAGAAGATAATCGACGACCTCCTCGAATACTCGCGCGTCACCACCCAGGCGCGGCCGTTCGAGCCAGTCGACACCGGAGAGGTGCTTGACGAGGTGCTCGGGAACCTCACGGTCGCGATAAAGGAGTCGCGGGCCGTCATTGAAAAGGGCGAGCTGCCGCGGGTCATGGCAGACCCGGTCCAGCTCTCGCAGGTCTTCCAGAACCTTCTGGCGAACGCGATGAAGTTCCGCGAAAAGGCCAGGAGGCCGGAGATACGGGTTTTTGCCGCGGAGGGAGAGGGTGAATGGGTCTTTACTGTTGCCGACAACGGCATAGGGATAGACCCGGCGCATCTGGATAAGGTATTCGACCTCTTCCAGCGGCTTCACGGGCCGGAGTACCCCGGGACCGGCCTCGGGCTCGCGATATCAAAGAAGGTGGTCGAGAGGCATGGCGGCCGAATATGGGTGGAGTCGGAGCCAGGAGCCGGCTCAAGCTTCCATTTCACAATCCCGAAAACCGCCTTCCCGGGCGGATGA